Proteins from a single region of Flavobacterium sp. YJ01:
- a CDS encoding DUF3347 domain-containing protein, which yields MKKSIIALTATIAILFSANNIQANTLNSEAITIEIADAQLQSVYDAYFTVKDALIKSDSKLTSAKAKDLLTAITAVKMDKLKSNEHTVWMKVVKKLTADAKSISSTTDLKKQRETFKSLSKSTYDLIKVSNPTEPIYKQYCPMADADWLSKEKAVKNPYYGSSMLTCGNVVETIK from the coding sequence ATGAAAAAATCAATTATAGCTTTAACAGCAACAATCGCAATATTATTTTCTGCAAATAACATTCAGGCAAACACGCTAAATTCTGAAGCAATAACAATCGAAATTGCAGATGCTCAATTGCAAAGCGTTTATGATGCTTATTTTACTGTAAAAGATGCACTTATAAAAAGTGACAGCAAATTGACTTCGGCTAAAGCCAAAGATTTACTGACAGCGATTACAGCAGTAAAAATGGACAAATTGAAAAGCAACGAACATACAGTTTGGATGAAAGTAGTGAAAAAACTAACTGCCGATGCTAAAAGTATTTCATCAACAACAGATCTTAAAAAACAACGTGAGACTTTTAAATCGTTGTCTAAAAGCACGTACGATTTAATAAAAGTTTCAAATCCAACTGAACCAATCTACAAACAATATTGCCCAATGGCCGATGCTGATTGGTTAAGCAAAGAAAAAGCAGTTAAGAATCCGTATTACGGTTCTTCGATGCTGACTTGCGGAAACGTGGTAGAAACGATTAAATAA
- a CDS encoding AraC family transcriptional regulator produces the protein MPKLNQFKTLVLDEFEEEKFHLPPHTHTYYEIIYINKGSGIHHLNNNLLPYKAGDLFVISPDDEHYFDIKKSTRFTFIKFTDNYFNSKQNLTCDEFLVNTPESFMRDKILKETVLKFDEPCKTILKNTVENIVTYGKYIDVTSSPIVFYQILSIFGLIKETIRGMNLQMKSTHLDNEQIANYIHQNIYQPKLVQIKVIAEHFNIAQTYFSAYFKRTFSISYREYIHNLRTTLIEKRFHNNQLPIKQIAYEFGFTDESHLTNYFKKRKNMKPTDFKKL, from the coding sequence ATGCCGAAATTAAATCAGTTTAAAACGCTAGTACTTGATGAGTTTGAAGAAGAAAAATTTCATCTTCCGCCGCATACCCATACATATTACGAAATCATCTACATTAATAAAGGAAGCGGAATTCATCATTTAAACAATAATCTTTTACCATATAAAGCTGGCGATTTATTTGTTATTTCTCCAGATGATGAACATTATTTTGACATAAAGAAAAGTACGCGTTTTACGTTTATCAAATTTACCGACAATTATTTCAACTCTAAACAGAATCTTACTTGTGATGAATTTTTAGTAAATACTCCAGAAAGTTTCATGCGCGATAAAATCCTAAAAGAAACCGTTTTGAAGTTTGATGAACCTTGTAAAACGATTCTGAAAAACACGGTTGAAAACATTGTCACGTACGGAAAATATATTGATGTAACTTCTTCACCAATTGTTTTTTATCAGATTCTTTCGATTTTCGGTTTAATTAAAGAAACGATTCGAGGCATGAATTTACAGATGAAATCGACTCACTTGGACAACGAACAAATTGCAAATTATATTCATCAGAATATTTATCAACCCAAATTGGTTCAGATAAAAGTTATTGCAGAGCATTTTAATATTGCCCAAACTTATTTTAGTGCTTATTTTAAAAGAACATTTAGCATAAGTTATCGAGAGTATATTCATAATTTGAGAACAACTTTAATCGAAAAAAGATTTCACAACAATCAATTGCCTATTAAACAGATTGCCTATGAATTTGGTTTTACAGACGAAAGTCATTTGACGAATTATTTCAAAAAACGAAAAAACATGAAACCAACCGATTTTAAGAAACTGTAG
- a CDS encoding MFS transporter, whose translation MKKSLIALSLGGLTIGITEFVMMGLLPDIASDMKVSIPVAGYLISSYALGVVIGAPLLVIAGRNYAPKKMLLILALMLAVFNALSIIAPDYNVLFASRFLSGLPHGAFFGVGAVVASRLADKGKEAQAISTMFAGLTIANLIGVPIGTYIGHHFIWRYTFVLIAIVGLLTFLAIYLWMPNLEKGESVNMKTQLQFFKRREAWLIIGITAIGFGGLFAWISYIAPLLINVSKFAPEDVSSILILAGLGMVVGNFVGGKLADRFSPAPTTLALLMVMSLDLVLVYFFSFNQYVSLFLTFLTGAISFSVIAPIQMLMIRTAKGAEMIASASLQGSFNIGNALGAFLGGLPLAAGFSYSSPNLIGVAMSMIGMVITFILMRLHQKQVQVQPV comes from the coding sequence ATGAAAAAAAGTCTTATTGCACTCTCTTTAGGAGGGTTAACTATCGGAATTACAGAATTTGTAATGATGGGATTACTCCCGGATATTGCTTCAGATATGAAAGTTTCGATTCCTGTTGCTGGATATTTAATTTCATCTTATGCTTTAGGAGTTGTTATTGGTGCACCTTTATTGGTGATTGCTGGTAGAAATTATGCGCCTAAAAAAATGCTTTTAATCTTAGCTTTAATGCTGGCAGTTTTTAATGCATTGTCTATTATTGCTCCAGATTATAATGTTTTATTTGCATCTCGATTTCTTTCAGGTTTGCCGCATGGCGCATTCTTCGGAGTAGGAGCGGTAGTTGCAAGCCGTTTGGCTGACAAAGGAAAAGAAGCACAGGCTATATCAACAATGTTTGCAGGTTTAACAATTGCTAACTTAATCGGCGTGCCAATTGGAACTTATATTGGGCATCATTTTATTTGGCGTTATACTTTTGTGCTAATTGCCATTGTTGGATTATTAACGTTTTTGGCCATTTATTTATGGATGCCAAATCTTGAAAAAGGAGAAAGCGTCAATATGAAAACACAGCTTCAGTTTTTTAAGCGAAGAGAAGCTTGGTTAATTATAGGGATAACAGCAATTGGTTTCGGAGGTTTGTTTGCTTGGATCAGTTATATTGCTCCTTTACTTATTAATGTATCCAAATTTGCGCCAGAAGATGTTTCGTCTATTTTGATTTTAGCGGGATTAGGAATGGTCGTTGGTAATTTTGTTGGAGGAAAATTGGCAGATCGGTTTTCACCGGCACCAACTACATTAGCGTTATTAATGGTAATGTCGTTAGATTTGGTTTTGGTATATTTCTTCTCTTTTAATCAATATGTTTCTCTTTTCTTGACATTTTTAACTGGAGCTATTTCATTCTCAGTAATTGCGCCAATTCAAATGCTTATGATTCGTACTGCGAAAGGAGCAGAGATGATTGCTTCTGCGTCACTCCAAGGAAGTTTTAATATCGGTAATGCATTAGGAGCTTTTCTAGGAGGATTGCCATTGGCTGCTGGATTTAGTTATTCGTCGCCAAACTTAATTGGAGTTGCAATGTCGATGATCGGAATGGTTATTACATTCATACTGATGAGGTTGCATCAAAAACAGGTTCAAGTTCAGCCTGTATAA
- a CDS encoding TonB-dependent receptor, with product MNFKELLNKGANFCFKLVFLLCLLIGSQLHAQGTTIEGTVTDAAGLSLPGVNVLEKGTKNGTSTDFDGHYKLKLTNPKAVLSFSFIGFKTIDVPAAGKTKVNATLTEDSNNLNEVVVIGYGTSKKSDLTGAVSTISGNDLKKVPVANVAEALTGRIAGVQVTSAEGSPDADIRIRVRGGGSLTQDASPLIIVDGFPINSMNDISSSDIDSMTVLKDAASTAIYGSRGANGVILITTKKGKDGKIAVNFNMFYGMKTMAKQIDVLSPDDYTKWQYEYALLSQTGTKVASDPSSYTKYFGNWQDQDMYKGLKGDNWQKQIFGRTGEVQSRDLGIRGGTDKLNYNFNYAHYDEKAIMIGSNYKRNNLSLALKSKLNEKIDVAFTVRYSDTEIDGGGVNEQNEKSSADSRMRTIVGYAPLPVAGLSSDDVSGDGSDVLVNPLRSVYDNERQQFRKNFNMLGSFGWELAENLKLNVDLGLDNFNNLDYRYYGLTTYYIANAPLGPLQGMPAMIMGDSKERRFRNANTLNYDFKKIMGENHHLTALLGQESINYNSNTVTTTIHGYPKFFDFDKAKTLTTQGTPQSVDNYYSPDDKLLSFFGRANYDYKNRYILSATFRADGSSKFLEQNRWGYFPAFAAGWKISEESFLKNTSWINLLKVRASYGEAGNNNIPVGQQVQIFQSTATTWINGVTSIWAPSKTMPNPDLKWETTVTQNFGLDFGFFKNRLSGNFDVYKNITSDLLINFPVPGSGYDFQYRNMGETQNTGFEATINVVAIEKAKYGLNFSFNMGINKNRINSLGVMNNFGAATGWASSQIGDDYLIQVGSSLGTMYGYKNDGRYEVSDFDYVGGKYVLKTGVVATATTLVGDGSGLKPGDMKLKDVNGDGKVDLSDKTVIGNVNPKSSGGFVINGNAYGFDLMAAFNWSIGNDVYNADKIEFSTANASAQYKNLNSTMADGKRWTNLDPATGQLVTDPAALTELNANTTMWSPYMRTAIFTDWAVEDASFLRLNTLTLGYTAPEMFTSKLGVSKLRFYLTASNVFVWTNYSGSDPEVSTRRKNPLTPGVDSSPYPRSRQMVFGMNLNF from the coding sequence ATGAACTTTAAAGAACTATTAAACAAAGGAGCAAATTTTTGCTTTAAACTTGTTTTCTTACTGTGCTTATTGATCGGCAGTCAATTACATGCGCAGGGTACAACTATAGAGGGAACCGTGACAGATGCTGCGGGACTTTCTCTTCCGGGCGTAAATGTCTTAGAGAAAGGAACTAAGAACGGAACTTCTACCGATTTTGACGGTCATTACAAACTTAAACTAACCAACCCGAAAGCGGTATTAAGCTTTTCTTTCATTGGATTTAAAACCATTGATGTTCCTGCGGCTGGTAAAACAAAAGTAAATGCAACTTTAACAGAAGACTCAAATAACTTAAATGAAGTTGTGGTTATTGGGTACGGAACATCAAAAAAATCTGATTTGACTGGTGCAGTTTCTACGATTTCTGGAAATGACTTGAAAAAAGTTCCAGTGGCAAATGTCGCTGAAGCTTTGACAGGACGTATTGCGGGTGTTCAAGTGACCTCTGCAGAAGGTTCTCCAGATGCCGATATTAGAATTAGAGTTCGTGGTGGTGGATCGCTTACTCAAGATGCTTCACCTTTGATCATTGTGGATGGATTTCCAATTAATAGCATGAATGATATTTCTTCATCTGATATCGATTCGATGACTGTTTTGAAAGATGCCGCTTCAACTGCAATCTACGGATCACGTGGTGCAAATGGAGTAATTTTGATTACAACTAAAAAAGGGAAAGATGGTAAAATAGCCGTGAATTTTAATATGTTTTACGGTATGAAAACGATGGCGAAGCAAATTGATGTTTTATCGCCAGACGATTATACTAAATGGCAATACGAATATGCTTTGCTTTCTCAAACAGGTACAAAAGTAGCTTCTGATCCTAGTTCATATACTAAGTATTTTGGAAATTGGCAAGATCAAGATATGTACAAAGGTTTGAAAGGAGATAATTGGCAAAAACAAATTTTCGGGCGTACTGGAGAAGTGCAAAGCCGTGATTTGGGAATTAGAGGTGGAACGGATAAGCTTAATTATAACTTTAATTATGCGCACTACGATGAAAAGGCAATTATGATCGGTTCTAATTATAAAAGAAACAACTTGTCTTTGGCTTTAAAAAGTAAATTAAATGAAAAGATTGATGTTGCTTTTACGGTACGTTATTCAGATACAGAGATTGATGGTGGTGGTGTAAATGAGCAAAATGAGAAATCTTCAGCAGATTCGCGTATGCGTACTATCGTTGGTTATGCGCCACTTCCTGTAGCAGGTTTAAGTTCAGATGATGTATCTGGTGATGGTTCTGATGTATTGGTTAACCCTTTAAGATCGGTTTATGATAATGAACGTCAGCAGTTTCGTAAAAACTTTAATATGTTAGGAAGTTTTGGATGGGAACTTGCAGAAAATTTAAAATTAAATGTTGACTTGGGGCTTGATAATTTTAACAATTTAGATTATCGCTATTATGGACTAACTACTTACTATATTGCAAATGCTCCGCTAGGGCCTTTACAAGGAATGCCTGCAATGATTATGGGAGATAGCAAAGAAAGACGTTTTAGAAATGCTAATACATTGAATTATGATTTTAAAAAGATAATGGGAGAAAATCATCATTTGACAGCACTTCTTGGACAAGAAAGTATTAATTACAATTCAAATACGGTAACAACTACTATTCATGGATATCCTAAGTTTTTTGATTTTGATAAAGCAAAAACATTAACAACACAAGGAACACCTCAATCAGTAGATAACTATTACAGCCCTGATGATAAATTATTGTCATTTTTCGGTCGTGCAAATTATGACTACAAAAATCGTTATATCTTATCGGCTACATTTCGTGCAGACGGATCTAGTAAATTTTTAGAGCAAAACCGTTGGGGATATTTCCCAGCTTTTGCAGCAGGATGGAAAATTTCAGAAGAAAGCTTCCTTAAAAATACAAGTTGGATCAATCTTCTAAAAGTAAGAGCTAGTTACGGTGAGGCTGGAAATAATAATATTCCTGTTGGGCAGCAAGTCCAGATTTTTCAATCTACAGCAACAACATGGATTAATGGTGTGACTAGTATTTGGGCACCTTCTAAAACAATGCCTAATCCTGATTTAAAATGGGAAACAACTGTAACTCAAAACTTCGGTTTAGATTTTGGATTTTTCAAGAATCGTTTAAGCGGTAATTTTGATGTCTACAAAAATATTACAAGTGACTTATTAATTAATTTCCCAGTTCCGGGTTCTGGATATGATTTCCAATATCGTAACATGGGAGAAACGCAAAACACAGGTTTCGAGGCTACTATTAACGTAGTTGCAATTGAAAAAGCAAAATACGGATTGAACTTCTCATTCAATATGGGTATAAACAAAAACCGTATCAACTCTTTAGGAGTTATGAATAATTTTGGAGCTGCAACAGGTTGGGCTTCTTCACAAATTGGAGATGATTACCTAATTCAAGTTGGTTCTTCACTAGGTACAATGTACGGTTATAAAAATGATGGAAGATATGAGGTTTCTGACTTCGATTATGTTGGAGGAAAATATGTTTTAAAAACAGGAGTTGTTGCTACGGCTACTACTTTGGTTGGAGACGGTAGCGGACTTAAACCTGGAGATATGAAATTGAAAGATGTTAACGGTGACGGTAAAGTAGATTTAAGCGATAAAACTGTTATTGGTAATGTTAATCCAAAAAGTTCAGGAGGTTTTGTTATTAATGGAAATGCTTACGGATTTGATTTAATGGCTGCTTTTAACTGGAGTATTGGTAATGATGTATATAATGCTGATAAAATTGAATTTTCTACAGCTAATGCTTCAGCACAGTATAAAAATTTAAATTCTACAATGGCAGATGGAAAGAGATGGACAAATTTAGATCCTGCTACAGGTCAATTAGTAACAGATCCAGCTGCATTAACTGAACTTAACGCTAATACAACAATGTGGTCACCATATATGAGAACGGCTATATTTACAGATTGGGCAGTTGAAGACGCATCATTTTTAAGATTAAATACTTTGACATTAGGGTATACAGCACCTGAGATGTTTACATCTAAACTTGGAGTTTCTAAATTGAGATTCTATCTGACGGCAAGCAATGTTTTTGTTTGGACTAACTATTCGGGTTCTGATCCGGAAGTTTCAACTAGAAGAAAAAACCCACTTACACCAGGGGTTGATTCAAGTCCTTATCCAAGAAGCAGACAAATGGTTTTTGGGATGAATCTTAATTTCTAA
- a CDS encoding RagB/SusD family nutrient uptake outer membrane protein, which translates to MKHKIIIAGLIISSLFSSCQQFEDDYLDSPAQSTLDAALIFSTPGLAKGAIDGIKVPFAETNSYRGRFLPYYGLNTDTEWYNTSQTAGDKADLCVYDAKPGNTEMNTTNNAYSMMFSGIERANVCIKGIRQYGNPTPGSEMGQLLGEALTLRAIYYADLIKAWGDVPARFEPITSETLYLPKTSRDILYKQLIADLGEASTLVAWPNATAYTNTVEHVNKAFVKGFRARLAMVASGYQQYPDGVRRSNDPELSVANMYALALRESREVIQSGSARLESTFEGLWRKYNEENTTAGGESLWELPFADGRGRMLFTFAVKHTAASDQFQANGANRGGVAGPLPTVFYDYDQVDTRRDVTCVPYKYGAATNNIAKQELGTLDTWYFGKYRYEWMKRYVTSTNDDGVNKMYMRYAEVLLIAAEAANELEGPGSAMPYLKEIRRRSFPSASQAVKVDTYVNALTSKEAMFNALVTENKFEFTGEMERKQNLIRWNLLKAKLDEAKTKMAALSARTGEYADVPTTLYYKFKADNVSIDIYGLNRGENVNPGATYTAVTWTWTGTTADAKVNSLYKTGVNPDNRQFWPIWQVFIDGSNGQLKNDYGY; encoded by the coding sequence ATGAAACATAAAATAATAATAGCGGGATTAATTATTTCGAGCTTATTTAGTTCTTGCCAGCAATTTGAAGATGACTATTTAGATTCGCCTGCTCAATCAACATTAGATGCTGCTTTGATTTTTTCTACACCTGGGCTTGCAAAAGGAGCTATCGATGGAATAAAAGTGCCATTTGCAGAAACTAACTCTTATAGAGGAAGATTTTTACCATATTACGGATTAAATACAGATACAGAGTGGTATAATACTTCGCAAACTGCTGGAGATAAAGCCGATTTATGTGTTTACGATGCAAAGCCAGGTAATACGGAAATGAACACAACTAATAATGCGTATTCAATGATGTTTTCAGGTATTGAACGTGCTAATGTTTGTATAAAAGGTATACGTCAATACGGAAATCCTACTCCAGGATCAGAAATGGGACAATTATTAGGAGAGGCTTTAACACTGAGAGCAATTTATTATGCTGATTTAATTAAAGCTTGGGGTGATGTTCCAGCTCGTTTTGAGCCTATTACTAGTGAAACTTTATACTTGCCTAAAACAAGCAGAGATATTCTTTATAAACAATTAATTGCAGACTTAGGAGAAGCTTCAACATTGGTTGCATGGCCAAACGCAACTGCTTACACCAATACTGTTGAACACGTAAATAAAGCCTTTGTTAAAGGATTTAGAGCTCGTTTGGCTATGGTGGCTAGTGGTTACCAACAATATCCTGATGGAGTTAGAAGAAGTAATGATCCAGAACTTTCAGTTGCTAATATGTATGCATTAGCTTTAAGAGAATCTCGTGAAGTAATTCAAAGCGGTTCAGCTCGTTTAGAGTCTACTTTTGAAGGATTATGGAGAAAATACAATGAAGAAAATACTACTGCTGGAGGAGAATCTCTTTGGGAACTTCCTTTCGCAGATGGACGTGGTAGAATGTTATTTACTTTCGCTGTAAAACATACAGCTGCTAGTGATCAATTCCAAGCTAACGGAGCTAACCGTGGCGGTGTAGCAGGACCATTACCAACTGTTTTTTATGATTATGATCAAGTTGATACTCGTAGAGATGTTACTTGTGTACCTTATAAATATGGTGCAGCGACTAATAATATAGCAAAACAAGAACTTGGTACTTTAGATACTTGGTATTTTGGTAAATATCGTTACGAATGGATGAAACGTTATGTGACTTCAACTAATGATGATGGGGTTAATAAAATGTACATGAGATATGCTGAAGTACTTCTTATTGCTGCTGAAGCTGCAAACGAATTGGAAGGTCCAGGATCGGCAATGCCTTATTTGAAAGAAATTCGTAGAAGATCATTCCCTTCAGCGTCTCAAGCAGTAAAAGTTGATACATATGTAAATGCTTTAACTAGTAAAGAAGCAATGTTTAATGCTCTTGTAACTGAAAACAAATTTGAGTTTACAGGTGAAATGGAACGTAAACAAAATTTAATTCGTTGGAATTTATTAAAAGCAAAATTAGACGAAGCTAAAACCAAAATGGCTGCTTTATCAGCTCGTACTGGTGAATATGCTGATGTACCAACAACATTATATTATAAATTTAAAGCAGATAACGTATCTATCGACATCTACGGATTAAATAGAGGAGAGAATGTAAATCCAGGAGCAACTTATACAGCTGTTACTTGGACATGGACAGGAACTACTGCAGATGCAAAAGTAAATTCATTATATAAAACTGGAGTTAACCCTGATAACAGACAATTCTGGCCAATATGGCAAGTGTTTATTGACGGAAGTAATGGTCAGTTAAAAAATGATTACGGTTATTAA
- a CDS encoding DUF4957 domain-containing protein, with protein sequence MKTKYIFKGLIVAFLLAIAVSSCESYNEGLLDSIGNTREFSPIGLKATIRNQTIVELTWTPKSGDNADHYVIEFSADDPEFKTIYKTVNVTASQLPVQVALEGETVYSIRVKSVTTGLEDSKWSVTTATTLSEQLFYAVQPADIDAKQVTLRWVPNSTVTQITVMPGNISHTITPAEKTSGVAVITGLTGETAYTATLLNGAKKRGVVTFTTGIDIGTGILVKPEDDIFQKINAAPAGSVLVFMPGDYTAQTGTIAVNKTLTLRGLRPADKSKLKVNFTLGNNPANASEVVNFSLIDLDLNGTGTTGGAITIGTASPTQLGDVLVSGCNVHDYPSQLMYGNALARLKSFTVDNSIIKNVNTAAGADFIDFRTTYVANVTLTKSTFDNCSSRDFIRLDVAATLSGTGLTSTVLVDGCTIYAPTLPAASRILYVRFVSNTLTVRNSLLAVGSAVYTNTTATAVPTFSNNNNFNSTGLQATASNNRPDATATVLDPQFTSAATGNFTIKNQALIDRKVGDPRWTTGN encoded by the coding sequence ATGAAAACAAAATATATATTTAAAGGATTAATAGTCGCATTTTTACTTGCCATTGCTGTTTCAAGCTGTGAAAGTTATAATGAAGGATTATTAGACAGTATAGGAAATACGAGAGAATTTTCGCCAATTGGTCTTAAAGCTACCATTAGAAATCAAACCATAGTTGAGTTAACTTGGACACCTAAAAGTGGTGATAATGCAGATCATTATGTAATAGAATTTAGTGCAGATGATCCAGAGTTCAAAACTATTTACAAAACAGTAAATGTTACAGCGTCACAACTTCCTGTGCAAGTTGCACTAGAGGGAGAAACGGTTTATTCTATTAGAGTAAAATCAGTTACTACAGGTTTAGAAGATTCTAAATGGTCAGTAACTACTGCAACAACATTATCAGAACAGCTTTTCTATGCGGTTCAGCCAGCTGATATTGATGCAAAACAAGTTACTTTAAGATGGGTTCCTAATAGTACAGTTACTCAAATTACAGTAATGCCAGGAAATATTTCTCATACAATTACCCCAGCAGAAAAAACGTCTGGTGTAGCTGTAATAACAGGACTTACTGGAGAAACGGCTTATACAGCAACATTATTAAATGGAGCTAAGAAAAGAGGCGTGGTAACTTTTACAACAGGAATAGATATTGGAACTGGTATTTTAGTAAAACCAGAAGATGATATCTTCCAGAAAATTAACGCAGCACCTGCTGGATCTGTTTTAGTGTTCATGCCTGGCGATTATACAGCGCAAACGGGAACAATAGCTGTAAATAAAACGCTAACATTAAGAGGTTTGAGACCAGCTGATAAATCAAAACTAAAAGTTAATTTCACGCTTGGAAATAATCCTGCTAACGCAAGCGAGGTAGTTAATTTCTCATTAATCGATTTAGATTTGAACGGAACAGGAACAACTGGAGGAGCAATCACAATTGGTACGGCATCGCCAACACAATTAGGAGATGTTTTAGTCAGCGGTTGTAACGTTCATGATTATCCTTCTCAATTAATGTACGGAAATGCATTAGCTAGATTAAAATCGTTTACTGTTGATAATAGTATCATTAAAAATGTAAACACTGCTGCTGGTGCTGATTTTATAGATTTCAGAACTACTTATGTGGCAAATGTAACTTTAACAAAAAGTACTTTCGATAATTGTTCATCTCGCGACTTTATTCGTTTAGATGTCGCTGCTACATTATCTGGAACAGGTTTGACTAGTACTGTTTTAGTTGACGGGTGTACAATATATGCACCTACTTTGCCAGCAGCAAGTAGAATTTTATATGTGCGTTTTGTCTCAAATACATTAACAGTGCGTAATTCATTATTGGCAGTTGGATCGGCAGTATATACAAACACGACTGCAACAGCAGTTCCGACGTTCTCAAATAATAACAATTTCAATTCGACTGGTTTGCAAGCTACAGCAAGCAATAACAGACCTGATGCTACAGCAACTGTACTTGATCCTCAATTTACAAGTGCAGCAACAGGAAACTTTACAATTAAAAATCAAGCTTTAATTGATAGAAAAGTTGGAGATCCACGTTGGACTACTGGTAACTAG
- a CDS encoding pentapeptide repeat-containing protein, protein MESKLYQNRTFETIDYSEQSLDNTEFVNCEFINCNFSKSDLSNNDFLDSTFKNCNLSLAVLRNTGLKNIKFIGCKLMGLDFSACNSFLFSMNFEDCLLDYSTFIYKKLKKTNFIDCSLKETDFSNTDLSLAIFKNCDLSSATFVESILEKTDFRTSRNYAFDPSENKIKGTKVSHTALAGLLEKFDLSIE, encoded by the coding sequence ATGGAATCCAAATTATACCAAAACCGAACTTTTGAAACCATCGATTACTCGGAACAAAGTTTAGATAATACTGAATTTGTAAACTGCGAATTCATAAACTGTAATTTTTCTAAAAGCGATTTGAGTAACAACGACTTTCTGGATTCAACTTTTAAAAATTGCAATCTTTCTTTGGCTGTTTTGCGAAATACAGGTTTAAAAAACATCAAATTTATTGGATGTAAACTTATGGGCCTTGATTTTAGCGCTTGCAATAGTTTTTTATTTTCAATGAACTTTGAAGATTGCCTTTTGGACTATTCCACTTTCATTTATAAAAAATTAAAGAAAACCAATTTTATAGATTGTTCTTTAAAAGAAACAGATTTTTCGAACACAGATTTATCTTTAGCTATTTTTAAAAATTGTGATCTTTCTAGTGCCACTTTCGTGGAAAGTATTTTAGAAAAAACAGATTTTAGAACTTCTAGAAATTATGCTTTTGATCCGTCTGAAAATAAAATTAAAGGAACTAAAGTTTCGCACACAGCACTTGCAGGTTTATTAGAAAAATTCGATTTATCAATCGAATAA
- a CDS encoding AraC family transcriptional regulator — protein sequence MKKKQVEKIKTYEAKGFREKFLGEDNPIHLLFKSNSDHFFCLEIEAVMHMQHPVPPSKHSCHTLIFISSGQHVMKMGDQEYTTTDNQMIMVPAGQIFSLDNVNNIHNGYICQFHPDVLIRKYGSRELLNDFDFLKISGNPKIELGPEDIGAITNILERLKKEYSETAFTDLNIVQSYLITLFYEMNKNAVKTSKSISAAEAITGKFKELIHDQIKTQHQVNYYSSLLNITPNHLNKCVKTVTGKTAVKWIDDSILLEAKYLLYQTTLSVGEIATQVGFEDQSYFSRFFKKAEGISPIRYRKLIDKS from the coding sequence ATGAAGAAAAAGCAGGTCGAAAAAATAAAAACGTATGAAGCGAAAGGTTTCAGAGAAAAATTTCTTGGAGAAGACAATCCTATTCATCTACTTTTCAAATCCAATTCTGATCATTTTTTCTGTCTTGAAATCGAAGCGGTTATGCACATGCAACATCCTGTTCCACCTTCTAAACATTCTTGTCATACTTTAATTTTTATTTCTTCGGGACAGCACGTTATGAAAATGGGCGATCAGGAATATACTACGACCGATAATCAAATGATTATGGTTCCTGCTGGTCAGATTTTCTCGCTTGATAACGTTAATAATATTCATAATGGTTATATCTGCCAGTTCCATCCTGATGTTTTAATTAGAAAATACGGCAGCCGTGAATTGTTGAATGATTTTGATTTTCTAAAAATCTCTGGAAATCCTAAAATCGAACTAGGTCCAGAAGATATTGGTGCCATTACAAATATTTTAGAACGATTGAAAAAGGAATATTCTGAAACCGCCTTTACGGATTTGAATATTGTACAATCGTACCTGATTACGCTGTTTTACGAAATGAATAAAAATGCTGTAAAAACTTCTAAAAGTATTTCGGCGGCAGAAGCAATTACTGGAAAATTTAAAGAACTGATTCACGATCAAATCAAAACACAGCATCAGGTTAATTATTATTCTTCTTTATTAAACATCACTCCCAACCATTTAAACAAATGTGTAAAGACTGTTACAGGAAAAACTGCCGTAAAATGGATTGATGACAGCATATTATTAGAAGCCAAATATTTACTGTATCAAACCACGCTTTCTGTTGGCGAAATAGCCACACAAGTAGGCTTTGAAGATCAATCTTACTTTAGCCGTTTTTTCAAAAAAGCAGAAGGAATTTCACCTATTCGATATCGAAAATTGATTGATAAATCCTAA